Proteins from a genomic interval of Streptococcus oralis:
- a CDS encoding DUF1307 domain-containing protein has product MKSYFKVSLALVASLVLLLGCSKQASTPASSSSKEDTTTQSSETKQSSQQSSEKKDETETHTFVHNSKPGIHSTLTYTVKGDDVVKQTVHNVLDPEKLNNTAEGIKEIVDDTYKGYEGVKGVTQKVEIQDGKVIQNIEVDMTVASLDELKKAMPNEYSGIGNRVSFAASKKMLKEAGYTEQTN; this is encoded by the coding sequence ATGAAATCCTACTTTAAAGTATCACTAGCCCTTGTGGCTTCACTTGTCCTCCTACTCGGATGTTCCAAACAGGCATCAACACCTGCTAGCAGCAGTAGCAAAGAAGACACAACAACTCAGTCAAGCGAGACCAAACAAAGCAGTCAACAATCATCTGAAAAGAAAGATGAGACAGAAACTCACACATTTGTCCACAATAGCAAACCTGGGATTCATTCTACCTTGACTTATACTGTGAAGGGAGATGACGTTGTAAAACAAACTGTTCATAATGTACTTGACCCTGAAAAACTTAATAATACCGCGGAAGGTATTAAGGAAATTGTTGACGATACTTATAAAGGTTATGAAGGGGTCAAAGGGGTTACACAAAAAGTTGAAATTCAAGACGGAAAAGTTATCCAAAACATCGAGGTTGACATGACTGTCGCGAGTCTTGACGAATTGAAAAAAGCAATGCCGAACGAATATTCTGGTATTGGAAACCGTGTAAGCTTTGCTGCCTCGAAAAAAATGCTTAAAGAAGCTGGTTATACTGAACAAACCAACTAA
- the brnQ gene encoding branched-chain amino acid transport system II carrier protein codes for MAKKGALTGLLLFGIFFGAGNLIFPPSLGALSGEQFLPAIAGFVFSGVGIAVLTLIIGTLNPKGYIHEISKKISPWFATLYLAVLYLSIGPFFAIPRTATTAYEVGISPLLSEANKGLGLIIFTVLYFAAAYLISLNPSKILDRIGRILTPVFALLIVILVVLGAFKYGETSPQAASAAYQSSAFGTGFLEGYNTLDALASVAFSVIAVQTLKQLGFSSKKEYISTIWVVGIVVALAFSALYIGLGFLGNHFPVPAEVMKGGTPGVYILSQATQEIFGSTAQLFLAVMVTVTCFTTTVGLIVSTAEFFNGRFPQISYKVYATAFTLIGFAIANLGLDAIIKYSVPVLVILYPITIAIVMIVIVNKFVALSKPGMQLTIGLVTAIALASVLGSSFKIEFLANLVNALPFAAASLPWLVPAIIGILLSLVLPNKQESDVFEME; via the coding sequence ATGGCTAAAAAAGGTGCCCTAACAGGCTTGCTCCTGTTTGGAATATTTTTTGGTGCGGGGAACTTGATTTTTCCACCTTCTCTAGGTGCCCTATCTGGAGAACAGTTTCTTCCTGCCATCGCAGGTTTTGTATTTTCGGGTGTCGGGATTGCTGTCCTAACGCTCATCATCGGAACGCTAAACCCTAAAGGTTACATTCACGAGATTTCTAAGAAAATCTCACCTTGGTTTGCGACGCTTTATCTTGCAGTCCTCTATCTATCGATTGGCCCATTCTTTGCTATCCCACGTACAGCAACAACAGCTTATGAGGTCGGCATCAGCCCCCTCTTGTCTGAAGCAAATAAAGGGCTTGGATTGATTATCTTTACCGTGCTATATTTTGCAGCGGCCTATCTGATCTCGCTCAATCCTTCAAAGATTTTGGACCGCATTGGACGTATCTTAACGCCAGTCTTTGCTTTGTTGATCGTTATCTTGGTTGTACTAGGTGCCTTCAAATATGGTGAAACCAGCCCTCAAGCGGCTTCAGCAGCCTATCAATCTTCTGCCTTTGGTACAGGTTTCCTAGAAGGTTATAACACCTTGGATGCCCTAGCCTCAGTCGCTTTTAGTGTGATTGCTGTTCAAACCTTGAAACAACTTGGCTTCTCCAGTAAGAAAGAATACATTTCAACTATTTGGGTGGTTGGTATCGTTGTAGCTCTTGCCTTTAGCGCTCTCTATATTGGTCTAGGATTCCTTGGAAATCATTTCCCAGTTCCGGCAGAAGTCATGAAGGGTGGAACTCCAGGTGTTTATATCTTGTCACAAGCAACTCAGGAAATCTTTGGTTCAACGGCTCAACTCTTCCTTGCTGTTATGGTAACTGTAACCTGCTTCACAACGACAGTTGGCTTGATTGTGTCTACAGCTGAGTTCTTTAATGGACGTTTCCCACAAATCAGCTACAAGGTCTATGCAACTGCCTTTACCTTGATTGGATTTGCTATTGCAAATCTTGGTCTTGATGCAATCATTAAGTATTCAGTTCCAGTACTGGTAATCTTGTACCCAATCACCATCGCCATTGTGATGATTGTGATTGTTAATAAGTTTGTCGCCCTATCAAAACCAGGTATGCAGTTAACTATTGGGCTTGTTACAGCGATTGCTCTTGCAAGCGTCCTTGGAAGTTCTTTTAAGATTGAGTTTCTAGCAAATCTCGTCAATGCTCTTCCGTTTGCAGCTGCCTCTCTACCATGGCTAGTGCCAGCTATTATCGGAATCTTGCTTTCACTGGTTCTACCAAACAAACAAGAGAGTGACGTTTTTGAGATGGAATAA
- a CDS encoding prolyl-tRNA synthetase associated domain-containing protein translates to MDAYQQVANKLQELGITFDVVEHPPVFTTEQADSYIEGMEGVRTKSMFLTNRKKTQYYLLIMDDKKRLDMDDFKVQVGADRIRMASLDSLVEKMTLPAGTVSPFGLLNNEEKDILVYFDKDIVSEDIMTFHPNTNEKTIFIKSKDLFRFLESIGFTYGVLILS, encoded by the coding sequence ATGGATGCTTATCAACAAGTAGCTAATAAGTTGCAAGAGTTGGGAATTACCTTTGATGTGGTGGAGCACCCACCTGTATTTACGACAGAGCAGGCGGATAGCTATATTGAAGGAATGGAAGGAGTCCGGACTAAGTCCATGTTTTTGACCAATAGAAAGAAAACCCAGTACTATCTGCTCATCATGGACGACAAGAAACGATTGGATATGGATGACTTTAAAGTTCAAGTGGGAGCCGATCGGATTCGAATGGCCTCATTGGACTCCTTGGTTGAGAAAATGACCCTACCAGCAGGAACGGTATCACCTTTTGGTTTGTTAAATAATGAAGAAAAAGATATTCTAGTTTATTTTGATAAGGACATTGTATCGGAGGATATCATGACTTTCCATCCCAATACTAATGAAAAGACCATCTTTATCAAAAGCAAAGACTTGTTCCGATTTTTAGAGTCGATTGGATTTACCTATGGGGTTTTAATCTTGTCTTAA
- a CDS encoding uracil-DNA glycosylase family protein, with protein sequence MSQIERIKQAIMADPQNTSYTERRIAPLFAAPTTARINIVGQAPGFKTQEAGIYWKDKSGDRLREWLGVDEDTFYNSGLFAVIPMDFYFPGHGKSGDLPPRKGFAEKWHPQLLKECPNIELTLLIGQYAQAYYLHEKVSGKVTERVKHYKDYLPEYFPLVHPSPRNQIWMAKNPWFESEVVPDLKALVQKIIHQ encoded by the coding sequence ATGTCTCAAATTGAAAGAATCAAGCAAGCCATTATGGCGGATCCGCAAAATACCAGCTATACAGAACGCAGAATTGCACCTCTCTTTGCAGCGCCAACAACTGCTCGTATCAATATTGTCGGTCAAGCTCCGGGCTTTAAAACGCAAGAAGCTGGAATTTATTGGAAGGATAAGAGTGGTGATCGTCTGCGTGAGTGGCTAGGTGTTGATGAAGACACCTTTTACAATTCGGGGTTGTTTGCAGTTATTCCCATGGACTTTTATTTCCCAGGACATGGAAAATCAGGCGACCTTCCACCTCGTAAAGGTTTTGCCGAAAAATGGCATCCGCAACTCCTCAAGGAATGTCCAAATATTGAATTGACCCTTTTGATTGGACAATATGCTCAGGCATATTATCTTCATGAGAAGGTTAGTGGCAAGGTAACAGAGCGGGTAAAACATTACAAAGACTATTTGCCTGAGTATTTTCCCCTAGTTCACCCTTCTCCTCGTAATCAAATCTGGATGGCTAAGAATCCTTGGTTTGAGTCAGAAGTGGTGCCAGATTTGAAAGCATTGGTACAAAAGATTATTCATCAATAA